A DNA window from Pogona vitticeps strain Pit_001003342236 chromosome 2, PviZW2.1, whole genome shotgun sequence contains the following coding sequences:
- the LRRC8E gene encoding volume-regulated anion channel subunit LRRC8E, translating into MIPVAEFKQFTDQQPAFKVLKPWWDVLSEYLTIAMLMIGVFGCTLQVIQDRIICLPNHIANGTAFSDVTCEDFTKRRVSASEPIHSSAYQEMSGRQNNLDIQQYNYINQMCYETALHWYAKYFPYLVVIHTLIFMVCASFWFKFPGTSSKIEHFISILSKCFDSPWTTRAISEVSEEENVSSEKMDRRWKSSAPGNETMELSPLRGSVAEKKVTGSPSSLSLLDKKEGEQAKALFEKVKKFRLHVEKGDILYTMYIRQTILKVCKFLIITTYNAILIPNISFIVPCSIKMEDMTGYDHFCCNHTKAHLFSKLAICYICFLGIYGMTCLYTLYWLFHRPLKEYSFDFAREETGIWDIPDVKNDFAFMLHLIDQYDSLYSKRFAVFLSEVSEFKLKQLNLSYEWTVEKLRQKLQKNAHDRLELHLFMLSGLPDTTFELTELQALKLELLKDVTFPNSVTQLVNLQELALINTPVKLNFTSLMFFREHLKVMLVKFDDIKDIPLWTYNLRGLEELYIVGQFNQETNRAGSLECMRELRNLKVLTLHSNMSKLPASVADLATHLQRLRIHNDGIKLMSLNTLKKLFCVQELKLINCNLDRIPHAVFSLVSLQELDLRDNQLYSIEEIISFQHCRKLVCLRLWHNHITNIPDHIRKIKTLEELDLSHNRIETLPTQLFLCTKLNYLDLSHNNIQVIPPGLGVLQNLSYFAVSHNSIEELPTEIFFCKRLKVLKVGHNKLRHLSDRVGWLSLLTKLELQGNQLDALPSEIGKCPALKRSGLMVESNLYEALPLEVRERMEDD; encoded by the exons ATGATCCCGGTAGCCGAATTCAAGCAGTTCACAGACCAGCAGCCTGCCTTCAAGGTACTCAAGCCATGGTGGGATGTGTTGTCAGAGTACCTCACCATTGCAATGCTGATGATAGGAGTTTTCGGCTGTACTCTGCAG GTCATACAGGACAGGATTATTTGCCTTCCCAATCACATTGCGAATGGTACAGCCTTCAGTGATGTAACCTGCGAAGATTTCACCAAAAGACGAGTCAGTGCTTCAGAGCCAATTCATTCTTCTGCCTACCAGGAAATGAGTGGCCGACAGAACAACCTAGACATCCAGCAGTACAATTACATCAATCAGATGTGCTACGAGACAGCTCTTCATTGGTATGCCAAATACTTTCCCTACCTGGTTGTCATCCACACCCTCATCTTCATGGTGTGTGCCTCCTTTTGGTTTAAATTTCCTGGGACCAGTTCCAAGATTGAACATTTTATCTCAATCCTGAGCAAGTGCTTTGATTCACCCTGGACTACCCGAGCCATCTCAGAAGTATCTGAAGAGGAAAATGTAAGCTCAGAGAAAATGGATCGGAGATGGAAAAGTAGTGCTCCTGGTAATGAGACAATGGAACTCTCTCCCTTAAGGGGATCGGTTGCAGAGAAGAAGGTTACAGGTTCCCCCTCCTCCTTGAGCCTGTTGGACAAAAAGGAAGGTGAGCAGGCAAAGGCTCTCTTTGAAAAAGTGAAGAAGTTTCGGCTCCATGTCGAAAAAGGAGACATTCTCTATACCATGTACATCCGTCAAACTATCCTCAAAGTCTGCAAGTTTCTCATAATTACTACCTATAATGCCATCCTGATTCCCAACATTAGCTTCATAGTGCCATGCAGTATCAAGATGGAGGACATGACAGGCTACGATCACTTTTGCTGCAATCACACTAAAGCCCACCTGTTCTCCAAGCTGGCCATTTGCTACATCTGCTTCCTTGGCATCTATGGCATGACCTGTCTCTATACACTCTACTGGCTCTTTCACAGACCCCTCAAAGAGTACTCCTTTGACTTTGCCCGTGAGGAGACAGGCATCTGGGACATCCCTGATGTCAAGAATGACTTTGCTTTTATGCTCCACCTCATAGACCAGTATGACTCTCTCTATTCCAAGCGCTTTGCTGTCTTCCTCTCTGAGGTCAGTGAGTTCAAGCTCAAGCAGCTCAATCTCAGTTATGAGTGGACGGTGGAAAAGCTGCGACAGAAGCTGCAAAAAAATGCTCATGACCGGCTGGAACTCCATCTCTTCATGCTGTCTGGATTGCCTGACACCACCTTTGAGCTGACTGAGTTGCAGGCCCTGAAACTGGAGCTCCTCAAGGATGTTACTTTCCCAAACTCAGTGACTCAGTTGGTCAACCTCCAAGAGCTAGCACTGATCAACACCCCTGTTAAGCTGAATTTTACATCTCTTATGTTCTTCCGTGAACACCTGAAGGTGATGCTTGTGAAGTTTGATGATATAAAAGACATACCACTATGGACCTACAACTTGAGAGgcttggaagagttgtacattgtgGGGCAGTTCAACCAGGAGACAAACCGAGCAGGAAGTCTGGAATGCATGCGTGAGCTGAGGAACCTGAAGGTGCTGACGCTGCATAGCAACATGTCCAAACTGCCAGCCAGCGTGGCTGATCTTGCCACTCATTTACAGAGGCTCCGGATCCATAATGATGGGATTAAGCTGATGAGTCTCAACACCCTGAAGAAGCTCTTCTGTGTGCAAGAACTGAAGCTGATAAATTGCAACTTGGACCGTATTCCCCATGCTGTCTTCAGCCTTGTGAGTTTGCAGGAGTTAGACCTGAGAGATAACCAGCTGTATTCCATTGAAGAGATCATCAGCTTCCAGCATTGCCGCAAGCTAGTGTGCCTCAGACTTTGGCACAACCACATTACCAACATCCCCGACCATATCCGCAAGATTAAGACCTTAGAGGAGCTTGACCTCAGCCACAACCGCATTGAGACCCTCCCTACCCAATTATTCCTATGCACTAAGCTGAATTATTTGGATCTTTCTCACAACAACATCCAGGTTATTCCTCCTGGGTTGGGGGTTCTCCAAAACCTCAGTTACTTTGCTGTTTCTCACAACTCCATAGAGGAGTTGCCTACTGAAATCTTCTTCTGCAAGAGACTCAAGGTCCTCAAAGTGGGACACAACAAACTGCGCCATCTCTCTGACCGTGTAGGCTGGCTGTCTTTGCTCACTAAGCTAGAGCTGCAAGGGAACCAACTTGATGCCCTGCCCTCAGAGATTGGCAAGTGCCCAGCCCTGAAGCGCAGTGGCCTCATGGTGGAAAGCAATCTGTATGAGGCATTGCCTTTAGAAGTCAGGGAGAGAATGGAGGACGATTGA